One stretch of Astatotilapia calliptera chromosome 3, fAstCal1.2, whole genome shotgun sequence DNA includes these proteins:
- the LOC113018526 gene encoding prostaglandin D2 receptor 2-like — MTENSNHNVSSHPVGSHSLNVFTITLHGIFSTIGIVENLLIVAVVGFHVRRSIISIWILNLAVSDLLATSSLPFFTLYMARGKTWTLGTTFCRIHSSIFFLNMFVSGFLLAAISLDRCLVVLKPVWAQNHRNIQLVKKICGVIWAMALICTIPFFLFRDVIPVEHGRNLCYYDYARFLPEPKNQTNNKPIIKQRKEGLAIMKLFFAFLIPLVIIIVSYAVVHSIIANRCNRRPFRFVRLVVSVVVSFVLCWAPYHIFIVMEVMAPNSQSVQDFIRQALPVAATIGFLNSVLNPVLYVFSCPDLCNKIRHSLGAVMESVLAEDLAEFARRRSTARSSIGNSEIMTRKKHSLATQEESMSTSV; from the coding sequence CAACCATAATGTATCCAGCCACCCTGTAGGGTCCCATTCTTTGAATGTTTTTACCATTACCCTCCATGGCATTTTCTCTACAATTGGCATCGTGGAAAACCTCCTCATCGTTGCAGTGGTGGGCTTCCATGTCCGTCGCTCCATCATTAGCATCTGGATCCTGAACCTCGCAGTCTCTGACCTTCTAGCCACTTCTTCACTGCCCTTCTTCACCCTGTACATGGCCCGGGGCAAAACCTGGACACTGGGGACAACTTTCTGCCGCATCCATTCCTCCATCTTTTTTCTCAACATGTTCGTCAGTGGCTTCCTACTGGCGGCCATTTCTCTGGACCGCTGCTTGGTGGTGCTGAAACCTGTCTGGGcccaaaaccacagaaacatCCAACTAGTTAAGAAGATATGTGGGGTAATCTGGGCCATGGCTCTGATCTGCACTATCCCCTTCTTCCTGTTTCGTGACGTCATCCCTGTAGAACATGGCCGGAATCTCTGTTACTATGATTATGCACGATTCCTGCCTGAACCAAAGAATCAGACAAATAATAAACCTATAATTAAACAACGGAAAGAAGGACTGGCAATAATGAAGCTGTTTTTTGCCTTCTTAATCCCTTTGGTCATCATCATAGTGAGCTATGCTGTTGTACACTCCATAATAGCAAACAGATGTAACCGTCGCCCTTTCCGTTTTGTTCGGCTTGTAGTGTCTGTGGTGGTGAGCTTTGTACTCTGCTGGGCACCCTACCACATATTCATCGTCATGGAAGTGATGGCTCCAAACTCTCAGTCTGTTCAGGATTTTATAAGACAGGCCCTCCCAGTTGCAGCGACGATTGGCTTCCTCAACAGCGTCCTCAATCCTGTTCTGTATGTGTTCAGCTGCCCTGACCTGTGCAATAAGATCCGACATTCTCTCGGTGCAGTGATGGAGTCtgttctggctgaggatcttgcAGAGTTCGCCCGGCGCCGCAGCACAGCTCGGAGCTCTATCGGCAACTCTGAGATAATGACGAGAAAGAAGCATTCCCTTGCAACTCAGGAAGAAAGTATGAGTACTTCAGTTTAG